From a single Aspergillus puulaauensis MK2 DNA, chromosome 2, nearly complete sequence genomic region:
- a CDS encoding uncharacterized protein (COG:I;~EggNog:ENOG410PREA;~InterPro:IPR042098,IPR003819;~PFAM:PF02668;~go_function: GO:0016491 - oxidoreductase activity [Evidence IEA];~go_process: GO:0055114 - oxidation-reduction process [Evidence IEA]) has protein sequence MAPITFPSENTITDANKTTEPKTGSNEGSLMVPSFEPFEFKGQSDTKDLGLTWSAPFPLAINVTNTKTIHQAVSFIRNVTESGQLRGLIKEHGGAILIRGLPLKTPHDYSKVAHAFGLKPHTEVGRPPLRTVLAPNVKTANEGPPELPIWPHNEYGWSTINPAWLTFSALKVPEQGGATPITSSIYIAKRLSELAPAFLADLRRLGAKYTYRYTSKQLVSNTGNSVRGAYGQHVSDDDEVETFRLKIEAEVKRHSEHFEWHEDGSLSVTHVVPAIRIHKPTGAAVFFGNITSAWGRSRYHGATRHPFFGDDGSYHPPPQFGDGTPMKVEDLDTLLDIAEKSAIMIRWEQGDLVILDNYAVQHSRQPWIGERQVLAALWDDGGRVGDFPEGLELLRYAPRVPVAGPGAD, from the exons ATGGCACCCATAACTTTCCCATCGGAAAACACCATCACCGACGCAAATAAAACTACGGAGCCAAAAACGGGATCCAATGAAGGGAGTTTAATGGTGCCTTCATTCGAGCCCTTTGAATTTAAAGGACAATCAGACACCAAAGACTTGGGCCTCACCTGGAGTGCACCCTTCCCGCTTGCCATCAACGTTACCAACACCAAAACCATTCACCAGGCCGTATCCTTCATCCGAAATGTCACGGAGAGCGGCCAGCTGCGGGGTCTTATAAAAGAGCATGGTGGTGCCATCCTTATTCGCGGCCTCCCCCTCAAAACTCCTCACGACTACAGCAAAGTCGCCCATGCATTCGGGCTAAAGCCTCATACCGAAGTTGGGAGACCACCGCTACGGACAGTGTTGGCGCCTAATGTGAAAACAGCAAATGAGGGACCACCAGAGCTTCCCATTTGGCCTCATAATGAGTACGGATGGTCCACTATCAACCCTGCGTGGTTGACGTTCAGCGCGCTCAAGGTCCCTGAGCAAGGCGGTGCAACGCCGATTACATCCTCGATTTACATTGCCAAACGGCTTTCGGAGCTTGCTCCCGCATTTTTGGCAGATCTGCGTCGGCTAGGAGCCAAGTACACGTATCGATATACGTCGAAGCAGCTGGTATCTAATACTGGAAACAGCGTCCGCGGAGCTTATGGGCAGCATGTcagcgacgatgatgaagtgGAGACTTTCCGGCTGAAGATCGAGGCCGAGGTGAAGCGTCATAGTGAGCACTTTGAATGGCATGAGGATGGGAGCTTGAGCGTCACTCATGTTGTGCCTG CGATTCGTATTCACAAACCTACAGGCGCCGCGGTTTTCTTTGGAAATATAACTTCTGCTTGGGGTCGTAGTAGATACCACGGCGCCACGAGGCATCCATTCTTTGGGGACGACGGATCATATCATCCGCCACCGCAGTTTGGAGATGGGACTCCGATGAAGGTAGAAGATCTTGACACGTTGCTGGATATTGCGGAGAAAAGTGCTATTATGATCCGATGGGAACAGGGTGATTTGGTTATACTCGAT AATTACGCGGTTCAACATTCCCGACAGCCTTGGATTGGTGAGCGGCAGGTTCTTGCGGCCTTGTGGGATGATGGTGGACGAGTTGGCGATTTTCCTGAGGGGCTTGAGCTCCTGAGGTATGCTCCAAGAGTGCCAGTTGCAGGGCCAGGGGCGGATTAG
- a CDS encoding diphthine--ammonia ligase family protein (COG:J;~EggNog:ENOG410PGIT;~InterPro:IPR006175,IPR002761,IPR035959,IPR014729, IPR030662;~PFAM:PF01042,PF01902), translated as MPPPTQTPKPSSSQQSKSLNVIALISGGKDSLYSILHCIRNGHKVVALANLHPPPLPSSSNDPTHTETHTQTGEDDIDSFMYQTIGWNVIPLYEAALGIPLYRAPIVGGAVDAGRVYGDSTSTSASTSNPASGTIGPEEDETESLIPLLNKVKAAHPEANAVCAGAILSTYQRTRIEDVAGRLGLTPLAWLWMYPFLPAPLERGVSGEGDEAGLLADMAAVGCSARIVKVASGALDEGFLWGNVADRSGGLRRRIVKGVRRFAVDLDEDIRGAVLGEGGEYETLAVDGPDFLWKGRIEVGEVGREVRVGEGGVGYLRLEGARVVDKGGGDGDGVRPGDVRRPTILDEEFAGALDRLWTGDGYESDEGVASRAMVKGSWTFTEPIQSVSGGIWTVSNITAPEAGPGAAEQMEAIVKKIKAVLDTRVQDDANPRTTADIVFTTVLLRSMADFSSMNGIYVSLFKKPNPPARATVACGDSLPEGANVMVSMAVDLGPRAQRSGLHVQSRSYWAPANIGPYSQAMSVPQQGTERVVYIAGQIPLEPASMELAESFSAEPSWAETYSLRAVLSLQHMWRIGATMEVGWWLGAVAFFTGTGHIKARAQLAWKLWQDSHDPEDRESDEEESTLDVWDIKYGRRGHEQSRPIARPRIPNFEIVEAEDFKDRVPAFFAVQVHELPKNSDIEWQGLGYRCEGVRLTRTETEFGRTVEATTTENQRYSCIEIDSGADLQTQIQRVSEVYAAQAQSGAFHCVIYSSQPLSQDCCQGQVIPCKSVWGADGRELAAGVIIQNQT; from the coding sequence ATGCCACCACCAACACAAACACCaaaaccatcatcctcccaaCAATCCAAAAGCCTCAACGTAATCGCCCTGATCTCGGGCGGGAAGGACTCCCTCTACTCAATCCTGCACTGCATCCGCAATGGCCATAAAGTCGTCGCTTTGGCAAATCTCCACCCGCCACCactccccagcagcagcaatgatcCCACGCATACAGAAACACACACACAAACAGGGGAAGACGATATCGACAGCTTCATGTACCAAACGATCGGATGGAACGTGATCCCGCTCTACGAAGCAGCACTTGGCATCCCGCTGTATCGCGCGCCGATTGTCGGCGGCGCCGTTGATGCGGGGAGGGTTTATGGTGATTCGACTTCCACTTCTGCTTCTACCTCGAATCCTGCTAGTGGCACTATTGggccggaggaggacgaaaCGGAGTCACTTATCCCGCTCTTGAACAAAGTCAAAGCCGCGCACCCGGAGGCGAATGCGGTTTGCGCGGGCGCGATCTTGTCTACGTACCAACGGACCAGGATCGAGGATGTTGCAGGGCGACTGGGGCTGACGCCGCTGGCTTGGTTGTGGATGTATCCATTTCTACCGGCGCCCTTGGAGCGGGGGGTATCTGGGGAAGGGGATGAGGCGGGGTTGCTGGCTGATATGGCGGCGGTGGGTTGTTCGGCGCGGATAGTTAAAGTTGCGTCGGGGGCGCTGGATGAGGGGTTTTTGTGGGGAAATGTTGCGGATCGGAGTggcgggttgaggaggaggattgtGAAGGGGGTGAGGAGGTTTGCTGTCGATTTGGATGAGGATATTCGGGGTGCCGTTTTGGGGGAGGGCGGGGAGTATGAGACGCTTGCGGTTGATGGGCCAGATTTTCTGTGGAAGGGGAGAATTGAGGTTGGTGAGGTGGGAAGGGAGGTCAGGGTTGGTGAAGGGGGTGTTGGGTATTTGAGGTTGGAGGGGGCAAGGGTTGTGGAtaagggtggtggtgatggtgatggggtTAGGCCTGGGGATGTGAGGAGGCCGACgattctggatgaggagttTGCTGGTGCGTTGGATAGGCTGTGGACTGGGGATGGGTATGAGAGCGATGAGGGCGTGGCTTCGAGGGCCATGGTGAAAGGCTCATGGACCTTTACGGAGCCAATTCAGTCTGTGAGTGGGGGTATCTGGACAGTGTCCAACATTACGGCGCCTGAGGCTGGTCCTGGCGCTGCTGAGCAGATGGAAGCAATTGTGAAGAAGATTAAAGCCGTTCTGGATACCAGAGTCCAAGATGATGCCAACCCTCGAACAACGGCTGATATCGTTTTCACTACGGTTTTGCTTCGCTCAATGGCTGATTTCTCCTCGATGAACGGTATCTACGTCTCTCTATTCAAGAAACCAAACCCTCCAGCAAGAGCAACGGTGGCTTGTGGTGATAGTCTGCCCGAGGGGGCAAACGTGATGGTTTCGATGGCCGTCGATCTAGGCCCGAGGGCTCAACGCAGTGGTTTACATGTCCAATCGCGATCTTACTGGGCCCCGGCCAATATCGGGCCCTATTCGCAAGCCATGTCTGTGCCTCAACAGGGTACGGAAAGGGTGGTATACATTGCAGGACAGATCCCTCTAGAGCCAGCCTCTATGGAGTTGGCTGAAAGCTTTTCGGCAGAACCATCCTGGGCTGAGACGTATAGTCTACGAGCTGTCCTGTCACTGCAACACATGTGGCGGATAGGCGCAACGATGGAGGTCGGTTGGTGGTTGGGAGCAGTTGCTTTCTTCACTGGGACAGGCCACATCAAGGCGAGGGCTCAGCTTGCATGGAAACTTTGGCAGGATTCGCATGACCCAGAGGACCGGGAatcggacgaggaggagTCAACACTAGACGTCTGGGACATTAAGTATGGGCGCAGAGGACACGAGCAGTCCAGACCCATTGCGCGGCCCCGGATTCCCAACTTTGAAATtgtggaggcggaggattTCAAGGACCGAGTACCAGCCTTTTTCGCGGTCCAGGTCCACGAACTCCCGAAAAACAGCGATATTGAATGGCAGGGACTCGGCTACCGCTGTGAGGGGGTGAGACTAACCAGGACAGAAACAGAGTTTGGGCGCACGGTTGAAGCCACAACAACCGAAAACCAAAGATATTCGTGCATCGAGATTGATAGCGGCGCGGACCTCCAAACGCAGATACAGCGTGTATCGGAGGTATACGCAGCGCAAGCCCAGTCGGGAGCGTTCCACTGCGTTATCTACAGCAGCCAACCTCTATCCCAAGACTGCTGCCAAGGACAAGTAATCCCGTGCAAGTCGGTCTGGGGCGCAGATGGGCGCGAACTGGCCGCAGGTGTGATTATACAAAACCAGACGTGA
- the sebA gene encoding putative C2H2 transcription factor (Seb1) (COG:K;~EggNog:ENOG410PM3K;~InterPro:IPR036236,IPR013087;~PFAM:PF00096,PF12874), producing MDGYTMPPNGQPQFAYYPAESQPRQQYAGHPSEMQYYGQVSPFPHAQQQPPQQHCVPEQQPIYSAPAVLNMHQMATTNAFRGAMNMTTIASPQPSNFKSSLAVQGSPALMPIDTRFVGNEYYAFPSTPPLSAAGSSVSSPPSSNGNLHTPIDSFFTLEKVEGVKEGCEGEVHTEILANVDWQRSASPAMTPVFIHNPSISSHGSELLSANSSCPSLSPSPSPVSSMFGQSQSPLQLEHSTSFCDPRELTVESAHSAPTELPPLPSLSCDDEEPKVVLGSEAVTLPVHENPAPSFTSSNEDPLNSLPTFDSFSDLDSDDEFVNRLVDFHPSGSTFYLGGKRQRLGTYSLDEDEFLSEHGLEDNEELEVSLSGLPAIPTETGETSEEMASKKRCNRKSLKKASTEDDTDAFVGMQAQMPVNDNAIEPMPTHDHADCQTRQHSVVSSSGSETASAPVSVNRRGRKQSLTEDPSKTFVCTLCSRRFRRQEHLKRHYRSLHTQDKPFECGECGKKFSRSDNLAQHARTHAATSVVMGVIDNSNGAQAYEERDPSTMGPVLYENAAKSTTSDSDDGETPSGDRRSLKKRKREESNA from the exons ATGGACGGATATACAATGCCTCCCAACGGACAGCCACAATTCGCATACTACCCTGCCGAGTCACAACCGAGACAACAATACGCCGGCCATCCCTCTGAAATGCAATACTATGGCCAGGTTTCGCCGTTCCCACATGCTCAGCAACAGCCTCCACAGCAGCACTGTGTGCCCGAGCAGCAGCCCATCTACTCTGCTCCTGCAGTCCTGAACATGCATCAAATGGCCACCACAAACGCCTTCCGCGGCGCCATGAACATGACTACCATCGCTTCCCCACAGCCATCAAACTTCAAGTCATCTCTCGCTGTGCAAGGCTCGCCTGCTTTGATGCCCATCGACACTAGGTTCGTCGGCAACGAATACTACGCATtcccctcaacaccaccgcTTTCGGCCGCTGGCAGCTCTGTGAGCAGCCCGCCTTCTTCCAATGGTAACCTCCACACCCCCATCGATAGCTTCTTCACCTTGGAGAAGGTAGAGGGTGTGAAGGAGGGATGCGAGGGTGAAGTCCACACTGAGATCTTAGCAAACGTTGACTGGCAACGCTCGGCTTCGCCTGCCATGACTCCAG TATTCATCCACAACCCTTCCATATCTAGTCATGGCTCGGAACTGCTATCTGCTAACAGCTCTTGCCCGTCCCtttctccatcgccttctcccGTCTCCTCTATGTTTGGACAGTCCCAATCACCGCTCCAGCTTGAGCACTCCACTTCTTTCTGTGACCCTCGGGAACTTACCGTGGAGTCGGCACACAGCGCGCCTACTGAGCTGCCACCCCTACCTTCTCTGTCttgcgatgacgaggagccCAAGGTGGTTCTCGGTAGCGAGGCTGTCACTCTGCCGGTCCATGAGAACCCCGCTCCTTCTTTCACATCCTCTAACGAGGACCCGCTTAATAGCCTGCCAACGTTCGACAGTTTCTCTGACCTCGACTCAGATGACGAGTTTGTGAACCGCCTGGTTGACTTCCACCCCAGCGGAAGCACCTTCTACCTTGGTGGCAAGAGGCAGCGCCTTGGAACCTACTccctggatgaggacgagttcCTCAGCGAGCACGGCCTGGAGGATAATGAGGAGTTGGAAGTGTCTCTTTCTGGTCTCCCAGCCATTCCCACCGAAACTGGTGAGACTTCAGAAGAGATGGCATCCAAGAAGCGCTGCAACCGCAAGTCGCTCAAGAAGGCCTCGACTGAAGACGACACCGATGCCTTTGTTGGTATGCAGGCTCAGATGCCTGTCAACGACAATGCGATTGAGCCTATGCCCACGCACGACCATGCAGACTGCCAGACCCGCCAGCACTCTGTCGTGAGCTCTTCGGGCTCTGAGACTGCCTCTGCACCTGTCTCTGTCAACCGCCGTGGCCGCAAGCAGTCGTTGACCGAGGACCCTTCCAAGACCTTTGTCTGCACCCTTTGCTCCCGCCGTTTCCGCCGCCAGGAGCACCTCAAGCGCCACTACCGTTCTCTCCACACGCAGGACAAGCCATTCGAGTGCGGTGAATGTGGGAAGAAGTTCTCCCGTAGCGACAACCTCGCGCAACACGCCAGAACTCACGCTGCCACATCCGTCGTTATGGGTGTTATTGATAACAGCAATGGTGCCCAAGCGTACGAAGAGCGGGATCCGTCGACGATGGGTCCTGTTCTGTACGAAAATGCCGCCAAGTCGACTACCAGTGACTCGGATGATGGCGAGACACCGTCTGGCGATCGACGCTcgttgaagaagcgcaagcgagAGGAGAGCAATGCGTGA
- a CDS encoding putative phosphatidate cytidylyltransferase (BUSCO:EOG09260LVD;~COG:I;~EggNog:ENOG410PIB5;~InterPro:IPR032974;~TransMembrane:13 (i134-156o168-185i206-224o230-249i261-279o310-333i345-362o500-518i599-619o639-664i693-713o733-752i773-792o)), with translation MVPSTSQEDEGPSPNMILPDVDVAAPDDLRSLSRSPHPYRNGSFHHRTRTSSDSGTEADDESTGLLKGLPAPPLRSRRGARPNGDHDLWLPGLQRWPSMARSTSRSSRRSSIGDNEAELAEMRNKMKKKKHIEVIRRTFEAALLLSVGGVVLGQQSVRSLAWAWKKELITYSLTVVGVYAIYPLNRHGRLRLSRFLSFDIPHSFDPAPLLYPILIPVYVSLSLSDHKPSLILPNILLALASIPPAAIPMHDLVHGQSVMHWLLTLLPLLASEQLSWGSIHPSPLSLRGFDPEALTLVFPLHQALIPTLDFLLSTSILPAELQLLTTALINLFLFATSPQAEILKALLWLGSLCIFISCRQVLHWEVALARIPSWKFRRSPSASNSPKNILNLLDHRICQKLSRAGSSEDALSDSDSPDSHVTSASRRTPYDHREKSSPESPTENGAAEDPTQRQASPSFEEALRSAKARTTPRGRRKRSLAPDLTSFLSLTVPQVQVRKWIYGLYVYLAVLAIILGPVRKYVGERALQGEEPFGWALGYLLGNISWFRFWVITSSLEDWIPIPSRLDSSLSSAFSHLGRAEHLRHGTFGEANTRLMMTAYCLAVLVTGIAVVIRLGSFAEVDTRRKVFHGTMVLMFLPTIYVDPGFCALALALVLAIFLLLDLFRASQLPPISRPLTNFLEPYVDGRDYRGPVIVSHIFLLIGSAIPLWLALADVSRAGEYPWKSWDVQGRDVSMLSGVICVGLGDAAASLVGRRFGRHKWFWGGGKSVEGSVAFVIAVTAGSIFAQTWLVLGQWPVSGQEGPKHFSWSSAMIKAVLAAGGASATEAVLTGCNDNVVVPIVLWLLVRGLGF, from the exons ATGGTCCCCTCGACAAGccaggaggacgaggggccGTCTCCGAACATGATCTTACCCGACGTGGATGTTGCTGCGCCTGACGATCTCCGATCACTGTCGCGATCACCTCACCCATATCGCAACGgctccttccaccaccgcacGCGAACGTCCAGTGACAGCGGTAccgaggccgacgatgaaAGCACAGGCTTATTAAAAGGGCTGCCAGCGCCGCCCCTTCGATCACGAAGGGGTGCACGGCCAAACGGTGATCATGACTTGTGGCTGCCAGGATTGCAACGCTGGCCGTCCATGGCCCGGTCGACTTCGCGGAGCTCGCGACGGAGCTCTATTGGTGACAACGAGGCCGAATTAGCGGAGATGAGGAATaaaatgaagaagaaaaaacacATTGAGGTTATTCGGAGGACATTCGAGGCTGCCTTGCTACTCTCCGTGGGCGGCGTGGTTTTGGGGCAGCAGAGCGTAAGATCGCTCGCGTGGGCTTGGAAGAAAG AACTCATCACTTATTCCCTTACTGTCGTCGGTGTCTACGCGATATACCCTCTAAACCGGCATGGACGTCTACGACTCTCAAGGTTCTTGTCCTTCGATATCCCACATAGCTTCGACCCAGCTCCGCTTTTATACCCCATCCTCATTCCCGTTTACGTTTCCTTGTCGTTATCGGACCATAAACCGTCGTTGATACTGCCGAACATACTTCTAGCTCTCGCCTCAATCCCCCCTGCAGCCATTCCTATGCATGACCTAGTGCATGGGCAAAGTGTGATGCACTGGCTCCTCACCTTACTCCCGCTCCTTGCCTCAGAGCAACTGTCCTGGGGCAGCATTCACCCGTCACCTCTTTCTCTCCGTGGTTTCGATCCTGAAGCTTTGACTCTTGTTTTTCCTTTGCACCAAGCATTGATACCCACTCTAGATTTCCTTTTGTCTACCAGCATTCTTCCAGCGGAACTTCAGCTTCTGACGACTGCTCTTATTAATTTGTTTTTGTTCGCCACTTCCCCACAAGCGGAAATTCTCAAAGCGCTGCTATGGCTAGGCAGCCTGTGTATTTTTATCTCGTGCCGCCAAGTCCTTCACTGGGAGGTCGCTCTAGCCAGGATACCGAGTTGGAAATTTCGACGGTCTCCCAGCGCCTCTAATTCGCCCAAAAATATTTTGAATCTGCTGGATCACAGGATCTGCCAGAAGCTGAGTCGAGCTGGTTCCTCTGAAGACGCTCTGTCAGATAGCGACTCTCCCGATAGCCATGTGACATCTGCCTCGCGCCGGACACCATACGACCATCGGGAAAAGTCCTCACCGGAGAGTCCCACAGAAAATGGTGCAGCGGAGGACCCAACCCAACGACAGGCATCCCCCAGTTTCGAAGAGGCCTTACGCTCAGCAAAAGCCAGGACTACTCCAAGAGGCCGACGGAAGAGATCATTGGCGCCAGACCTGACGTCCTTTTTATCATTGACTGTTCCGCAGGTTCAGGTTCGCAAATGGATCTATGGTCTTTACGTTTACCTAGCAGTTCTAGCTATTATCCTGGGACCCGTGCGGAAGTACGTAGGGGAAAGGGCGTTACAGGGAGAAGAGCCTTTTGGATGGGCACTGGGTTACTTGCTTGGGAACATTTCCTGGTTCAGGTTTTGGGTTATCACCTCGAGCCTGGAGGACTGGATACCCATCCCTTCTCGGTTGGATAGCAGCTTATCGAGCGCGTTCAGTCATCTTGGACGGGCAGAACATCTCCGCCACGGCACTTTTGGAGAGGCCAATACTCGTCTAATGATGACTGCTTATTGCTTGGCTGTTCTTGTGACCGGCATTGCAGTGGTCATCCGGCTGGGCTCATTTGCAGAGGTTGACACCAGACGCAAAGTATTCCATGGAAcaatggtgttgatgttccTACCAACAATATACGTTGACCCAGGATTCTGCGCCcttgctttggctttggtgttGGCTATATTCCTGCTCCTGGACCTCTTCCGGGCTTCGCAGCTTCCGCCTATATCACGACCCTTGACGAATTTTCTTGAGCCATATGTGGATGGCCGAGACTACCGAGGCCCGGTCATCGTTTCACACATATTTCTCCTCATAGGGAGCGCCATTCCCCTTTGGCTAGCCCTGGCCGACGTTTCCCGAGCCGGAGAGTACCCATGGAAGTCGTGGGATGTTCAAGGTCGAGATGTGAGCATGCTCAGCGGAGTCATCTGTGTTGGCCTAGGAGACGCAGCTGCTTCGCTCGTTGGGCGCCGCTTTGGCCGACATAAATGGTTCTGGGGCGGGGGCAAATCCGTTGAGGGTAGTGTAGCCTTCGTAATCGCGGTAACTGCGGGCTCAATCTTTGCACAAACCTGGCTTGTGCTTGGGCAATGGCCAGTAAGCGGACAGGAAGGACCGAAGCACTTCTCCTGGTCATCGGCCATGATCAAGGCAGTTTTGGCGGCCGGCGGAGCTAGTGCGACTGAAGCAGTACTGACTGGGTGTAATGACAATGTGGTCGTCCCCATCgtgctgtggctgctggtgcGAGGACTGGGATTTTGA
- a CDS encoding uncharacterized protein (COG:S;~EggNog:ENOG410PJZM;~InterPro:IPR011701,IPR036259;~PFAM:PF07690,PF05978;~TransMembrane:12 (i30-51o63-83i95-114o120-145i157-178o190-210i248-273o279-300i312-334o354-373i385-407o413-435i);~go_function: GO:0022857 - transmembrane transporter activity [Evidence IEA];~go_process: GO:0055085 - transmembrane transport [Evidence IEA]): MGTADLSVEAAADVQDVDKIPEKGVFYRRVFFQATVVGFCAFLAPGLYNAMQSTGAGGQQSPYLVMAANSVLGATMVLTCALGSVVANCVGLKNALIFGTTGYCVYAASLYTNNRYGNEWFVYLGATACGITAGVFWAAEGAIMIGYPIDSQRGRYLAYWLAYRNGGSIVGGIINLAFNYSGKSTGKLDWRTYIVFVALQCVAPLVALFLSPPEKVQRADGQKVKTAERVSTVREIKEILKVLVRKDFLLMLPFFFYATFLLSYASSYLTLYFSVRARALASLISALAQITANFFFGSFLDWQRFTLNQRARFSYIFIMALFGGTWIWGAVVQHSYENHTPALDWVDNGFGRGWAFYILMQVNFALAYNYGYWLAGYVARGPAEIIRLTSTVRAVEAAGGAVAAGISSTSAPLIAALGVNFGLWGLAVVPTYFVARKIGLSAHEADDNDIHQV, encoded by the exons ATGGGCACCGCCGACCTTTCAGTTGAAGCAGCGGCAGACGTCCAGGATGTCGACAAAATCCCCGAAAAGGGAGTCTTCTACCGCCGCGTCTTCTTCCAAGCGACCGTGGTAGGATTCTGCGCTTTCCTCGCGCCAGGCCTCtacaatgcaatgcaatCGACTGGCGCCGGTGGGCAGCAGTCACCATACCTTGTCAT GGCTGCAAACTCCGTCCTCGGCGCCACCATGGTTCTAACATGTGCCCTTGGGAGCGTGGTTGCCAATTGCGTAGGTCTGAAAAACGCCTTGATCTTTGGGACAACGGGGTATTGTGTATACGCCGCTTCACTATATACGAACAATCGATACGGAAACGAATGGTTTGTCTACCTGGGTGCCACGGCTTGTGGTATCACGGCTGGCGttttctgggctgcggaAGGGGCTATCATGATCGGGT ACCCGATTGACTCCCAGCGAGGACGATATCTGGCATATTGGCTAGCATATCGAAAT GGCGGTTCTATCGTCGGTGGCATTATCAATCTCGCATTCA ACTACTCTGGAAAGTCAACTGGGAAGCTTGACTGGAGAACTTATATTGTGTTTGTAGCTCTGC AATGCGTCGCTCCCCTTGTCGCACTGTTCCTATCGCCCCCGGAGAAAGTCCAACGTGCCGATGGACAGAAAGTCAAAACAGCAGAGAGGGTCAGCACAGTCCGCGAGATCAAGGAAATTCTCAAGGTCCTCGTCCGCAAAGACTTCCTCCTTAT gctccccttcttcttctacgcaaccttcctcctttcctACGCTAGCTCTTACCTAACCCTTTACTTCAGCGTGCGTGCGCGTGCCCTGGCATCCCTAATATCCGCCCTGGCGCAAATCACCGCcaatttcttcttcggcagCTTTCTCGACTGGCAGCGGTTCACTCTGAACCAGCGCGCCCGGTTCTCGTACATATTCATAATGGCTCTGTTCGGGGGCACGTGGATTTGGGGTGCCGTCGTGCAGCATAGCTACGAGAATCATACCCCGGCTCTAGATTGGGTTGATAACGGGTTTGGGAGGGGGTGGGCGTTTTATATTTTGATGCAGGTTAATTT TGCTCTGGCGTATAACTACGGCTACTGGCTGGCGGGATATGTAGCCAGAGGCCCAGCTGAAATTATTCGGCTGACTTCGACTGTTCGGGCGgttgaagctgctggtggtgctgtggctgctgggatTAGTTCCACTTCTGCGCCG CTCATCGCTGCCTTGGGAGTCAATTTCGGTCTATGGGGGCTCGCTGTGGTGCCGACGTACTTTGTAGCGAGGAAAATTGGGCTGAGTGCGCATGAAGCTGACGACAATGACATACATCAGGTGTAG